In the genome of Amphiura filiformis chromosome 4, Afil_fr2py, whole genome shotgun sequence, one region contains:
- the LOC140150387 gene encoding uncharacterized protein, with protein sequence MARLFQAKGIRTHYKPVNSIRQHVVAPKDKTKTDQRSGTVYHITCDDCDAAYVGESERSLKARLAEHRRPSSTSSPVAQHVKASKHTIDWNKVKVLDQDSNWYNRGVREAINIHRHPSNLNKDKGRHDLAPVYRNILSHDVVDNNSSCDTHQDQ encoded by the coding sequence ATGGCTCGCTTGTTCCAAGCTAAAGGCATCAGGACTCATTACAAACCCGTGAACTCCATCCGGCAACACGTGGTAGCGCCTAAGGACAAGACCAAAACAGATCAAAGATCTGGTACAGTCTATCACATAACTTGTGATGACTGTGACGCGGCCTATGTCGGAGAATCAGAACGCTCACTGAAAGCTAGGTTAGCTGAGCACCGAAGACCTAGTAGTACCTCCTCCCCTGTGGCCCAACATGTCAAAGCGTCCAAACACACCATCGACTGGAACAAGGTCAAAGTACTGGATCAGGACTCCAACTGGTACAACAGAGGAGTGAGGGAAGCTATTAACATTCACAGACACCCCAGCAACCTAAACAAGGACAAGGGACGACACGACCTGGCACCCGTCTACCGGAACATCCTGTCACATGACGTTGTTGACAACAACTCGTCATGTGACACTCATCAAGatcaataa